In Streptomyces rapamycinicus NRRL 5491, the genomic stretch GGGCCGCGCCTGGGAACCGTGCTGATCGACCTGGCGGCCGCGTTGCTCGCCCAGGCGGTCGAGGCCGACGACGCGCTGCCGCCCGAGACCCACCGGCACACCCTCGCCCTGCGGGTGCAGAGCTTCATCCTGCGGAACCTGTCCGACCCGGAGCTGTCACCGGCCACCATCGCCGCCGCGCACCACATCTCCGTCGGCTATCTGCACCGCCTCTTCCGGGCCCGCGACACCACGGTCTCCGCGTGGATCCGGCAACAGCGGCTGGACCGCGTCCGGCGCGACCTCACCGATCCCGGTCTGCTCACGGTCCGCATCCATGAACTCGCCGCGCGCTGGGGCTTCGCCCACCCCGCCGTCTTCAGCCGCGCCTTCCGCGCCGCCTACGGGATGCCGCCCAGCGACTACCGCCATCTGGCGCTTGTGTCCAGCCCGCTCGTGTCCCGCGCGCCGGGCGCTACCCCGCGACGCCCGGTGCGCAGGGACACCCGGCCCTCCGCGCCGCCCACGGCCCCTGTCACGTCGTAGGGGGTGGGTGACGGCGTGGGGAGGCGGGAGGGCCGATATGCCCCACAGCCTGCCGGACGGTCCGGGGGTTGTCATTGACCGGCAGTGACCGCTTTCTTGCTCCTCCGTGACCAGGACGACGGTGCCGAAGCCAACCGCTACGCCCCCGGCGCCCCCGCCCAGAGCCCGTCCGCCGTGAGCCCCAGCAGTTCGATCGCGTTGCCGCGCACGATCCGCTCCACGACGTCCGGCGCCAGATGCCCCATCTGCGCCTCACCGACCTCCCGCGACTTGGGCCAGGTGGAGTCCGAGTGCGGATAGTCCGTCTCGTACAGCACGTTGCCGACTCCGATGGCGTCGAGGTTGCGCAGCCCGAAGGCGTCGTCGAAGAAGCAGCCGTAGACATGCTCGGTGAACAGCTCGGACGGCGGGCGCAGCACCTTGTCGGCCACTCCGCCCCAGCCCCGGTTCTCCTCCCACACCACGTCGGCGCGCTCGAGGATGTAGGGGATCCAGCCGATCTGCCCCTCCGCGTACATCACCTTCAGGTTCGGGAAGCGCTCGAACTTCCCGCTCATCAGCCAGTCGACCATCGAGAAGCAGCAGTTGGCGAAGGTGATCGTGGAGCCGACCGCGGGGGGCGCGTCCGCGGAGGTCGAGGGCATCCTCGAGGAGGAGCCGATGTGCATCGCGATGACCGTGCCGGTCTCGTCGCAGGCGGCCAGGAGCGGGTCCCAGTCGTCGGTGTGGATCGAGGGCAGCCCCAGGTTCGGCGGGATCTCCGAGAAGCAGACGGCCCGCACCCCGCGCGCCGCGTTCCGCCGCACCTCGGCGGCGGCCAGCTCGGCGTCCCACAGCGGGATGATGATCAGCGGGATCAGCCGGCCCCGGGCCTCGGGGCCGCACCACTCCTCCACCATCCAGTCGTTGTACGCCCGGACCCCGAGCAGCCCCAGCTCGCGGTCGGCGGCCTCGGTGAAGGTCTGCCCGCAGAAGCGGGGGAAGGTCGGGAAGCAGAGCGCGGACTGGACGTGGTTGACGTCCATG encodes the following:
- a CDS encoding amidohydrolase family protein, encoding MESFPKIISVDDHTVEPPHVWRDRLPSKYRDSGPRIVRAPLKEMTFIGGKFAPKMGAPGDDGPLADWWVYEELHRPLTRLDTAVGYDRDEVKLEAITYEQMRPGSFSVPDRLADMDVNHVQSALCFPTFPRFCGQTFTEAADRELGLLGVRAYNDWMVEEWCGPEARGRLIPLIIIPLWDAELAAAEVRRNAARGVRAVCFSEIPPNLGLPSIHTDDWDPLLAACDETGTVIAMHIGSSSRMPSTSADAPPAVGSTITFANCCFSMVDWLMSGKFERFPNLKVMYAEGQIGWIPYILERADVVWEENRGWGGVADKVLRPPSELFTEHVYGCFFDDAFGLRNLDAIGVGNVLYETDYPHSDSTWPKSREVGEAQMGHLAPDVVERIVRGNAIELLGLTADGLWAGAPGA